DNA from Actinoplanes sp. SE50/110:
CGGTGACCGGATCGCGGTGCTGTTCACCGACGGCACCACCGCGCTCAAGGACGGCGGCCTGAGCGCCCTCTGGACCAGCCAGAAGAGCGTCGGCCCGCTCAGCTGATCACGGCAACGAGAAGTGCCCCGGTCCGCGGACCGGGGCACTTTCCTGGCTTTCTCCTGTGCCGACCTGGCTGTTTCCGGTGGCGACCTAGCCGTGTACGCGGCGGCGGGCGACCTCGGCCAGGGTGACCGCGGCCGCGACGCTCGCGTTCAGCGACTCGACATCCGAGGCCATCGGGATGCTGACCCGCAGGTCACACGTCTCGCCGACCAGTCGGGACAGGCCGCGGCCCTCGGAGCCGACCACCACGATCAGCGGACCGATCGCCGCCTCCAGCTGGTAGAGGTCGGTCTCGCCGTCGGCGTCCAGGCCGATCGCGGTGAAGCCCTGCTTCTGCGCCGACTTGATCGCCCGGGTCAGGTTGACCACCTGGGAGACCGGCACCCGGGCCGCCGCTCCGGCGCTGGTGCGCCAGGCGGTGGCGGTGATCCCGGCCGCGCGGCGCTCGGTCATGAACACGCCGTGCCCGCCGAACGCCGCCACCGACCGGATCACCGCGCCCACGTTGCGCGGGTCGGTCACCCCGTCCAGCGCGACCAGCAGCGGCGCGGTCTGCTCCAGCGACGCCGCGACCAGGTCGTCGAAGTCCTCGTAGGCGAACGGCGGCACCTGCAGGCCGATGCCCTGGTGCAGCACGCCACCGGTCATCCGGTCCAGCTCGTTGCGGCTGATCTCCAGGATCGGGATGCCCCGGTCGCCGGCGGTGCGGACGATCTCCGCCACCCGCTCGTCGATGTCGATGCCCTGCACCACGTAGAGCGCGGTGGCCGACACCTGCGCGCGCAGCGCCTCGACCACCGGATTGCGGCCGAGCAGCAGCTCCGGCCCTTCCTTGGTGGGGTTGGACCGGCGGCCCGGGGCCACCCGCGGGCCACGCGGACCGGTCACCCGGCCACCGCCCCGGGACGCCTGGGCACGGGTGATGCCCGGGGCACGGCCACCGCCGCGACCCCAGGTGGTGTCCTTGGTGCCAGGCTGGCCGACCTTGGGCGTGCGGCCCTCGGCGGCCGCGGCGCGGCGCTCCTTGTCCTGCTTACGGGCGGTCTTCTCGGGCAGTTTCTCGGTGCCCGAGTAACCCTTGTGCCACGGCCGCTCGTCGGCGGGCAGGGTCTTGCCCCGGCCCTTGAGGCTGGAGCGGTTCTTTCCGCCCGAGCCGGCCGCGGCGCCCTTCTTCGAGGTGACCCGCTTGCTCGCGTTCTGTGAATTACCCGGCATCAGTGCTGCTCTCCTACCGTCCAGCGCGGACCGGCCGGAGTGTCCTCCACCTGAATACCCGCGTTCTTGAGCTGGTCCCGCACCTGGTCGGCGGCCGCCCAGTCCTTCCGTGCGCGGGCCTGGGCCCGCTGTTCCAGAGCCAGCGCGACGAGACCGTCGACCACCGGCTTCAGGTTGTTGGCGCTCTCGCCGCCGTCCCAGGCGGTGTCGAGCGGGTCGATGCCGAGCACGCCGAGCATGGCCCGGACCGCGGTCAGCGCGCCCCGAATGACCGGCTCGTCGCCGGCGGCCAGCGCGGTGTTGCCCTCGCGGATCGTGTCGTGCACGACCGCGAGCGCGGCCGAGGTGTTCAGGTCGTCGTTCATCGCGTCGGCGAATGCCGGCGGCACCGCCTTGGGCCGGCCCGGGCCGACGATCTCGGCGGCCCGGTGGACGAAACCCTCGATCCGCTGGTACGCCACGGCGGCCTCGCGCAGTGCCTCGTCCGAGTAGTCGATCCGCGAGCGGTAGTGCGGGCTGCCCAGGTAGTAGCGCAGCTCGACCGGGCGGATCCCGGCCGCGGTGACCGCGGCCAGGTCGATGACGTTGCCCAGCGACTTGCTCATCTTGGACTTGCCCAGGTTCAGCAGGGCGTGGTGGACCCAGAACCGGGCGAAGCCGAGCCCGGCCGCCTGCGACTGGGCCACCTCGTTCTCGTGGTGCGGGAAGGTCAGGTCGAGGCCGCCGCCGTGGATGTCGAACTCGTCGCCGAGGTAGCGCCGGGCCATCGCGGAGCACTCGATGTGCCAGCCGGGCCGGCCGCGGCCCCACGGGGACGGCCAGTACGCGTCCTGCGGCTCGTCCGCCTTCACGCCTTTCCACAGGGCGAAGTCGCGCGGGTCGCGCTTGTCCCGCTCGGGAGCGTCGTCGGCCGACCGCATGTCGTCCGGTTTCTGCCCGGAGAGCGCGCCGTACGGCTCGTAGGACCGGACGTCGAAATAGACGTCGCCGTTGGCGGCGGCCGCCGCATAGGCGTGGCCGCGCTCGATCAGCTCGGCGATCAGGTCGTGCATCTCGGTGATGTGACCGGTGGCCAGCGGCTCGTAGGTGGGCGGCAACACGTTCAGCGTGCGGTAGTCGTGCTCCAGCAGGAGCCGGTTCTCGAAGGCGATCGCCCAGTACGGCCGGGACTGCTCCAGCGATTTCTGCAGGATCTTGTCATCCACGTCGGTGACGTTGCGGATGAACGTCACGTCCAGCCCCTCGTGCAGCAGCCAGCGACGGAGCACGTCGTAGTTGACCGCGGAGCGAAGGTGACCGATATGTGGGGAAGATTGCACGGTGACGCCACACAGGTAGATCCCCACCTGACCGGGCGTCATCGGGACGAAGTCCCGGACCGATCGAGTGGCGGTGTCATACAAGCGAAGAGTCACCATGCAAGGGTACCGACCGGGGCGACGGGATTGACCGCCCCGGTCGTCTCACCCGGCAACGTCCTTCTCGGGTGTTGCGGCGAAGCCCCCGCGGCGTCCTCAGCGACCGCCGACCGCGGCGTAGGCGTCGACGATCCCGTACCCGTAGAAGCCGTTGAAGTTCGTCCCGCCCTCGCACAGCGCGTCGAACTCGGTGGACCGGCCCTCCTGCACGTAGCTCTGCAGGCGCGGTTCCGGGCAGGCGTGCTTCGCGGCCGTGCGGTACAGGATCTGCTCGACCAGGTCCGGCGGCAGGAACCTGCCACCGTGCCGCAGGTCGGGCAGGCCGTACCGGCTGACGATCAGGGCGCCCACCCCGGCCGCGTGCGGGCTGGCCATCGAGGTGCCCTGCAGGTACGTGTAGTACCCGCACCGGCCGTCGCCGGCGCAGTCCTTGACGACCGAGCCGGCACCCGCCGCGGTGACGTTGCCGTCCGCGTCGACCAGGCCCTTCTCCTGCAGCACCTTGAGCGGGTAGGTGGAGAGGATCTCGTTGCCGACGGTCTGGAAGGTGTCGGTGCCGTAACCGTCGCGGTACCAGCCACCGGGCGCGGCCACCGAGATCTGCTCGGTGCCGTAGTTGGAGAAGTCCGACTTGCGGCCGGACGGGCCGAGCGAGGACACCCCGATCACGTGCGGGCCCTCGACCGGCAGGTCCCAGCAGGACGCGTTGTCGATCGGGCGGGGGTACGGCGTACCGCCGTGGTCCGGGCTGGACGCGTCGGTGCGCGGCTTGCCCAGGTCCTCGTGGTTGTTGCCGAGCGCGCCGAACAGGGTCACGCCATGCGCGTGCGCGTAGTTCAGCGCCCGCCGCATGCCGGTGATGATGGCCTGCTGGCCGGCCTGGTCGGCGGGGCTGTCCGCCGGGTTGGCGGTGCAGTTGTAGAGCCACGGGTCGACGTAGAACGACATGTTCACCACGTCGATGCCCCGGTCGCCGGCGTAGGTCAGCGCGTTGACCACCGGGTCGAGGAAGAAGAACCCGGAGTCCTGACCACCCTTGAGCTCGACCAGGGTGACGTCCGGCGCGACACCGGAGACCCCGACACCGTTGAGCGCGGCACCGATCGTGCCGGCCACGTGCGTGCCGTGCCCGCCGTCGTCGGTGCCGACCGGGTCGAGGCAGCTCGGCACCTCACAGGCGCCGTCGATGTCGACCAGGTCGGGGGCGAAGTTGCGGGACAACCGGCTGCTGAAGTGCTCGGCCAGGTCGGGGTTCGACGCGTCCAGGCCGGTGTCCAGGACACCGACGGTGACGCCCCGGTCCCCCTTCTCGATCCGGCGAGCCTTGTCGGCCTTGATCATCGACAGGCCCCACAGCTTGTCGTCGAGCGGGTCGGCCTTGGCCGGGCCATGGCCCTTCCCGCCGCGCGCCGCGAGACCGGCCTCCACCTTCTCGACGCCGTTCGGCGCGTATCCGATGGCCTTGCGCACGGTGGCGCCGATCAGCGCCGCCGAGGCGCTCGCCCGGCTCTCGAACGTCGTGTCGGCCGAGGTCACCCTGTACACGCCGACGGCATCGTTGCCGCTGACCACGGTGCCGCCGGCCGCCTGGATGGCGGCCGTCGCATCCGCGGCGGAGACCCCGTCGGCGGCCACGACCGTATAGTCGACCGATGCCGCCGGCTCCGCGACCGCGGACCCTGGCGCACCGGTCAGGAACGCCAGGCCCGTCACGGTGACGACGGCGCCGGCGGTGAGGCGTCTTCTCATGGAATGCGCTCCTCCTGGAGTTGTGTCCCCCGCATCCCATCGAGAAGGGTCGCTAGACGCAAGGTCGAGAAGTGTCTATTTCACGGCCGTGTCATCTTCAGAACATCGAGTGCCTCGTCGAGCTGCTCCTCGGTTAGGGTGCCCGCGCTCACGTGGCCGCGTTCGATCACCACCTCGCGGATCGTGCGGCCGGTGGCCAGCGCCTGCTTGGCGATCGCGGCCGCCTCGTCGTAACCGAGCACCCGGTTGAGCGGGGTGACGATCGACGGGGAACCCTCGGCGTAGCCCCGGGCCACCTCCTCGTTCGCCGTCAGGCCCGCGACGCAGCGGTCGGCGAACAGCCGGGCCACGGCGGCCAGCAGCCGGATCGACTCCAGCAGGTTGCGGGCCATCACCGGGAGCATCACGTTCAGCTCGAAGTCACCCTGGGTGCCGGCGAAGGCGACGGTCGCGTCGTTGCCGATCACCTGGGCGCAGACCTGGCGGACCGCCTCGGGCACCACCGGGTTCACCTTGCCGGGCATGATCGACGAGCCCGGTTGCAGGTCGGGCAGGCGCAGCTCGCGCAGGCCGGCCCGGGGCCCGGAGCCCATCCAGCGGATGTCGTTGGCGATCTTGTAAAGGCTCACCGCCACCACCCGGAGCTGCCC
Protein-coding regions in this window:
- the rlmB gene encoding 23S rRNA (guanosine(2251)-2'-O)-methyltransferase RlmB, which produces MPGNSQNASKRVTSKKGAAAGSGGKNRSSLKGRGKTLPADERPWHKGYSGTEKLPEKTARKQDKERRAAAAEGRTPKVGQPGTKDTTWGRGGGRAPGITRAQASRGGGRVTGPRGPRVAPGRRSNPTKEGPELLLGRNPVVEALRAQVSATALYVVQGIDIDERVAEIVRTAGDRGIPILEISRNELDRMTGGVLHQGIGLQVPPFAYEDFDDLVAASLEQTAPLLVALDGVTDPRNVGAVIRSVAAFGGHGVFMTERRAAGITATAWRTSAGAAARVPVSQVVNLTRAIKSAQKQGFTAIGLDADGETDLYQLEAAIGPLIVVVGSEGRGLSRLVGETCDLRVSIPMASDVESLNASVAAAVTLAEVARRRVHG
- the cysS gene encoding cysteine--tRNA ligase, encoding MTLRLYDTATRSVRDFVPMTPGQVGIYLCGVTVQSSPHIGHLRSAVNYDVLRRWLLHEGLDVTFIRNVTDVDDKILQKSLEQSRPYWAIAFENRLLLEHDYRTLNVLPPTYEPLATGHITEMHDLIAELIERGHAYAAAAANGDVYFDVRSYEPYGALSGQKPDDMRSADDAPERDKRDPRDFALWKGVKADEPQDAYWPSPWGRGRPGWHIECSAMARRYLGDEFDIHGGGLDLTFPHHENEVAQSQAAGLGFARFWVHHALLNLGKSKMSKSLGNVIDLAAVTAAGIRPVELRYYLGSPHYRSRIDYSDEALREAAVAYQRIEGFVHRAAEIVGPGRPKAVPPAFADAMNDDLNTSAALAVVHDTIREGNTALAAGDEPVIRGALTAVRAMLGVLGIDPLDTAWDGGESANNLKPVVDGLVALALEQRAQARARKDWAAADQVRDQLKNAGIQVEDTPAGPRWTVGEQH
- a CDS encoding S8 family serine peptidase — encoded protein: MRRRLTAGAVVTVTGLAFLTGAPGSAVAEPAASVDYTVVAADGVSAADATAAIQAAGGTVVSGNDAVGVYRVTSADTTFESRASASAALIGATVRKAIGYAPNGVEKVEAGLAARGGKGHGPAKADPLDDKLWGLSMIKADKARRIEKGDRGVTVGVLDTGLDASNPDLAEHFSSRLSRNFAPDLVDIDGACEVPSCLDPVGTDDGGHGTHVAGTIGAALNGVGVSGVAPDVTLVELKGGQDSGFFFLDPVVNALTYAGDRGIDVVNMSFYVDPWLYNCTANPADSPADQAGQQAIITGMRRALNYAHAHGVTLFGALGNNHEDLGKPRTDASSPDHGGTPYPRPIDNASCWDLPVEGPHVIGVSSLGPSGRKSDFSNYGTEQISVAAPGGWYRDGYGTDTFQTVGNEILSTYPLKVLQEKGLVDADGNVTAAGAGSVVKDCAGDGRCGYYTYLQGTSMASPHAAGVGALIVSRYGLPDLRHGGRFLPPDLVEQILYRTAAKHACPEPRLQSYVQEGRSTEFDALCEGGTNFNGFYGYGIVDAYAAVGGR